Genomic DNA from Candidatus Nitronereus thalassa:
AGGAGAGGAAGCGCGAAGGCTCCGGTCAGGCCAAGATCCAAGGCGCATTGAATTCGAGGGAAATGCTCCAGGGAGGTGAGATTTTTGACAAAAACCACATTTCCAGTTTTCCAGCTTTGTCCTGGGAAATCCTCCCCCGGGGTGAGCAAGGTTTGTTGCGTGAGCTGGCTAAAAGTCTGGCATGGATTGCAAGAATTCTGGCAGTGAGTCAGATTTCCGAAATTTTGGACCCCACCTGCATATTCCAGGTGGGTCTGATCGGCATTGGGGATCCAAAGAAAACAAGCCTGCCAATCCATGCCTAAGCCAATGGCTTTGATAATTTCGCTAGAGCCCTCCCTAAAAGTTTGAGCCGTGGCTAAAATCTGATCAATTTGAAGTTGGGCTTGATGTTCCCTCATGGCTTGCGCCAATGCGGCGTTTTTCAACGCTCCCAAGACAGACCTTTTTAATTCTTGAGAGGTGAGCGTGCCTTTGACCAGATAATCATCAGCTCCGCTCTTCATGGAGTTGACCGCAATTGCCTCGTTTCCTTGCCCGGTTAACATGATGATGGGGATCGTTGGTTTGCCATCTCGTTGGGGTAGCTGCTGCAAAAAATCCAAGCCGTTCATGTCCGGAAGGTAAAAATCAAGCAACAGGCAATCGGGACTCTCAACCCGGGCGAGTCGTAATCCTTCTTCTCCTGACGGAGCGAGGCTATAGGTGAACTCGTGAGGTTTGCCCTGTGCCGATAAGTATCGACTATACACCATGGCATCTTCCGGGGAGTCATCAACTATGAGAATGTGATGGGAACCGGTCATGAAATTCCTTCCAAGAGTGTGTAGTGAGTGGACTAATACTTGCGCTCAGAGGATATTGCGAAAATGGGTGTGCCAGCTTCTTCCAGATCATTGTTATGGGCCCATTGCAGAATCATTTCGGCCAAGTCCTCACGTCTGATGGGTTTAGGCAATGTTGCCACCACGGGGTATTTGGTAGGAAAGGTGTTCCCGGTCGCGTCGGGAACATTGGTCATGAGAATCATCGGTATGGAGGATTCCAAGAGTCGTTGAGATAGGGTCGCCATCGCAGCGGGATCAAATTCGCTCAGCCATTGATCGCACAACACCATATGATAGGGATGTAAATGAACGGCCATGGCGGCATCTTGTCCGGAATCTACGACATCGACTCTTGTGCCGAGGGCTTCTAAAGTGCGGATGATAACCTTTTGATTGACGGCATTATCATCCACAAGGAGAATCCGAGTTTTTCCCTTGGCCTGGGCATCGCGGAGACTGTGTTTTGTAATTATCGATTTTGAGTGCGTCTTCATATTGGAAGAGGCTTGGGACGATGGGTGAACCATAAGGCGAAGACATTCAGAGAATTGCCAGTGTTGGAAGGGAGTCGTGAGGTAGGCGGCGATGCCAACCTCTTGAGCTTTTTGAGCTTCTCCACGTGAGCCTTCGGTAATCATGAGGATGGGCAGGTGTTGGAGTTCGTCATCAGCTTTGACTCTTTCGGCAAACGAGAACCCGTCAAAGGTTGGCAGGGAATGGTCAATAATCATTACATCGAATTTGCATCCGTGGGAGGCGGCTTCCTTTAGAACCTTGAGTCCTTGTTCGAAATCCGACGAGGTTTCCTGAAGCATTCCCAGCATTCGACAGTGGTGTATAATCGAAGATTGATTTACAGGATTTGCGCAGAAGAGGCTTGCTTTTAATTTTCCTGGATCAAAAGTGGAGGCCTGGGATTCATCCTTACTGGTCAGGGATGTCGAGAAGGGGATCGTGACCCAAAACCGGCTGCCTTTACCGACCGTACTATCAAACTCGATGGTTCCACCTAAGAGTTCGGCTAGGTGTTTAGTTACCGACAAACCTACCCCTGCTCCTGAATGGAGTCTGGTGCTTGACCCATCAGCCTGCGAAAAAATTTCGAATAAATGGTTCTGCTGTTTTTCACTAATGCCAATACCGGTATCCGCAACACAGAGTCTAAGGAATATGGTTCCTTGTGCTTGGCCTTCAACAGTCACGCGAATTTGTATTTCGCCAGATTCTGTAAATTTGATGGCGTTCCCAAGGAGATTATTCATAATCTGACGAAGTCGTCCGGGGTCCCCTTTAATCATTCCCGGGACAGTGGCTTGGACCATCGTAAGGAGATCGAGATTCTTGCGCTGGGCTTGGGGAGTCAGGCGAGTGATGATGTCATCAATGGTGGTTCTGATATCAAAATCAATATTTTGAAGATCGAGATTTCCCCCTACGAGTTTAGAAAAGTCGAGGAGATTATTGATCAGGACGAGTAGGGTCTCGGTGCAATCTTCCAGGGCCTGCATGGCCCCTCGTTGTTCGGTGGTGAGGGGAGTGTCTTTCAGTAATTGGATGAGGCCCATCATTCCGTTGAGTGGGGTTCGGGTCTCGTGGCTGATATTGGACAAAAATTCGGTTTTCAAACGATCCGCCACCATGGCATCATCGCGAGCGATGGCCAACTCTTGGTTTTTACGTTCTAATTCCATGGCGTAATCTTTAAGTGCGAGTTGGTTTAATCTATGGCTGAGGGCATGTCGAATCGAGCGTTCTGCAGAACTCGGGTGAAGTTCGCTTTTGACCAGGAAGTCCATGGCCCCCGCTTTCATG
This window encodes:
- a CDS encoding response regulator; the protein is MDTFLHSNNSATLPPPPLSQAPITILIIEDDEEDFILVRDCLNEIGSNYFHIEWSKTFADGLKALMTHAYDVCLLDYYLGTHTGVELLQQLTRLEENTPAILMVSGEPNPEADIQAMKAGAMDFLVKSELHPSSAERSIRHALSHRLNQLALKDYAMELERKNQELAIARDDAMVADRLKTEFLSNISHETRTPLNGMMGLIQLLKDTPLTTEQRGAMQALEDCTETLLVLINNLLDFSKLVGGNLDLQNIDFDIRTTIDDIITRLTPQAQRKNLDLLTMVQATVPGMIKGDPGRLRQIMNNLLGNAIKFTESGEIQIRVTVEGQAQGTIFLRLCVADTGIGISEKQQNHLFEIFSQADGSSTRLHSGAGVGLSVTKHLAELLGGTIEFDSTVGKGSRFWVTIPFSTSLTSKDESQASTFDPGKLKASLFCANPVNQSSIIHHCRMLGMLQETSSDFEQGLKVLKEAASHGCKFDVMIIDHSLPTFDGFSFAERVKADDELQHLPILMITEGSRGEAQKAQEVGIAAYLTTPFQHWQFSECLRLMVHPSSQASSNMKTHSKSIITKHSLRDAQAKGKTRILLVDDNAVNQKVIIRTLEALGTRVDVVDSGQDAAMAVHLHPYHMVLCDQWLSEFDPAAMATLSQRLLESSIPMILMTNVPDATGNTFPTKYPVVATLPKPIRREDLAEMILQWAHNNDLEEAGTPIFAISSERKY